A stretch of the Xanthocytophaga agilis genome encodes the following:
- a CDS encoding AraC family transcriptional regulator, producing the protein MATPKIPTKIFVRQHEITATFLQEIDKHLADIISGKVTEMFEIRDIADIMHIHPTHLSNTIKLTTGKPPCYFFEEKILDIAKTRLRETSDPIAEIAIALTYDPSNFVKFFKRFTGLTPKQYREEVQREKFLSKTELVTI; encoded by the coding sequence ATGGCAACTCCCAAGATCCCTACTAAAATATTTGTCAGACAACATGAGATCACAGCCACTTTTTTGCAGGAAATAGACAAACATCTGGCAGATATTATCTCCGGTAAGGTTACCGAGATGTTTGAGATTCGTGACATTGCTGATATCATGCACATACACCCTACTCATCTGAGTAATACCATAAAACTTACTACTGGTAAGCCGCCCTGCTACTTCTTTGAAGAAAAGATTCTGGATATTGCCAAAACCAGGTTACGGGAAACCTCTGATCCTATTGCAGAAATAGCCATTGCGTTAACCTACGATCCGTCCAATTTTGTCAAGTTCTTCAAACGATTCACAGGATTAACTCCGAAACAATATCGTGAAGAAGTACAGAGGGAAAAGTTCCTTTCAAAAACTGAACTAGTCACCATTTAA
- a CDS encoding TIGR02117 family protein, which yields MNVTKQGVRKGKIYLVRTLGIIISLVVLYMILAGIGMVIPTNSDYQTASEGIPVFVTTNGFHTDIILPVQNRRDKCFRILQQPDLSAKYANYPYVSFGWGDRNFYIESYNNHFPAVTTILSTLFIPGKTLMHIDFYGRLPRTGKQVKKLMLTPEQYERLVDFINTSFFNEQDAFAKLPQAGYYDTDYFFEANGRYHLFNTCNVWTGEALAAAGIKVSYWTPLESAVFYYL from the coding sequence ATGAACGTAACAAAGCAGGGAGTTAGAAAAGGAAAGATCTATCTGGTACGCACTCTGGGGATTATAATTAGTCTGGTTGTTTTATATATGATTCTGGCTGGAATAGGAATGGTTATACCAACAAATAGTGATTACCAAACAGCCTCAGAAGGTATTCCTGTTTTTGTTACTACCAATGGTTTTCATACAGATATTATTCTTCCTGTACAAAACCGCAGAGATAAGTGTTTTCGGATATTGCAACAGCCTGACTTATCGGCCAAGTATGCTAACTATCCCTATGTGTCGTTTGGCTGGGGGGATAGAAATTTCTATATAGAATCGTATAACAATCATTTTCCAGCAGTAACTACTATCCTGAGTACTTTATTTATTCCTGGCAAAACCTTGATGCATATTGATTTTTATGGGAGATTACCAAGAACAGGGAAACAGGTAAAGAAACTGATGCTGACTCCAGAACAATATGAACGATTGGTAGATTTTATCAATACCTCTTTCTTTAACGAACAAGACGCATTTGCTAAACTTCCTCAGGCTGGATATTATGACACTGATTATTTCTTTGAAGCTAATGGACGCTATCATCTTTTTAATACCTGTAATGTATGGACAGGAGAAGCTCTGGCTGCTGCAGGTATAAAGGTGTCTTACTGGACGCCTCTGGAAAGTGCTGTATTTTACTATTTGTAG
- a CDS encoding M48 family metallopeptidase — protein MKHFYCYVICLLTSTLLSAQNFDNYQSIKSVNPIPSDFLTLSSTKYQNSLQQTDTETGNTRKEKKYKKDFYLTSSFILDELLLSGRVLFNDSVTLYVNQVADKLLQKQPDLRKKLRFYTVKSKVANAFATDAGIVFVNLGLLAQLDNEAQLAFILSHEISHYTKKHSITGYLESQKIYSGRGDYRGLSVDDKFLAKMKYSKDMETEADIEGLSLYLKSDYATQNLTDVFEVLKYSDLPFEDLECKLAFLETKDYRFPQSYRLTSVKPISLKKEEDDTESSHPNTDKRKETIVDKLRTNTREGGKVYLVSEKAFQKVRQIARFEVCDLYLRSLDYVNAIYSCYILLQEYPNSTYLHKVISSSLIQMAKYANYGTNSSKNTRYSYRKSSDDIPTSYKYEDIEGASQRLYYLFSKLSNEEMTILAVSYTWKIRNKFPQDRQIKELGEIALQELAFSGTSSLGKFTTDSNIYDPEADTAQAPQKSKIELIKKLESERTYEKYAFAEYLKEKEFTDLFSKYVDEKKEKDKNADRRRRDLASYRKYLKKRGASLGIDKVVIVNTEYYQIDDRKKKQKLRLLESEQKNQDFNDRIKNITTQLGLQTQWIEPRTLNSSDADKFNDYALIKDWISKMSIHDNIDVPLLTKEQKETFIAKYGTPYVCWTGVFSLRDSPPWPKMFWALGAPYLLPGIAWEAFAPHPEVLYFATVFNVEDEKVYLAEYRILSSKDAGYVLNANIYNTFNQVKHKRKK, from the coding sequence ATGAAGCATTTCTATTGCTATGTTATTTGTTTATTAACATCTACCTTACTCAGTGCACAAAACTTTGATAATTACCAATCTATTAAATCTGTAAACCCCATTCCATCTGATTTTCTGACATTATCTTCTACAAAATATCAGAACTCCCTTCAACAGACTGATACAGAAACCGGAAACACCCGGAAGGAAAAAAAATACAAAAAAGATTTCTACCTGACCAGTAGTTTTATTCTGGATGAATTGTTGCTTAGTGGACGAGTTCTATTCAATGATTCGGTTACTCTCTATGTGAATCAGGTAGCAGATAAATTGTTGCAGAAACAACCTGATCTCAGAAAGAAGCTGAGATTTTATACAGTGAAATCTAAAGTAGCCAATGCCTTTGCAACGGATGCCGGAATTGTTTTTGTTAATCTTGGCTTATTGGCTCAGTTGGATAATGAAGCTCAGTTAGCCTTCATTCTGTCCCATGAGATCAGTCACTATACCAAAAAGCACAGTATTACAGGCTATCTCGAAAGTCAGAAGATTTATAGTGGTAGAGGAGATTATCGTGGGCTATCAGTAGACGACAAATTTCTGGCAAAGATGAAGTATTCCAAAGATATGGAGACAGAAGCAGACATTGAAGGGCTATCTCTTTATCTGAAATCAGATTACGCTACTCAAAACCTGACTGATGTTTTTGAAGTGTTGAAGTACTCTGATCTTCCATTTGAAGATCTGGAATGTAAACTGGCCTTTCTTGAAACCAAAGATTATCGATTTCCTCAATCATATCGTCTGACTAGTGTAAAACCTATCAGTCTTAAAAAAGAAGAAGATGATACAGAGAGCAGCCATCCCAATACTGATAAACGAAAAGAAACTATTGTTGACAAGTTGAGAACCAACACCAGAGAAGGAGGAAAAGTCTATCTTGTCTCTGAAAAAGCATTTCAGAAAGTTCGTCAGATTGCCCGCTTTGAGGTATGTGACCTGTATCTGAGAAGTCTGGATTATGTCAACGCTATCTATAGCTGTTATATTCTGTTACAGGAATATCCTAACTCTACTTATCTCCATAAAGTTATTAGCTCTTCCCTGATTCAAATGGCCAAATATGCCAACTATGGAACTAACTCTTCTAAAAATACACGATACAGCTATCGAAAATCCAGTGATGACATCCCCACATCTTATAAATATGAAGATATAGAAGGGGCATCTCAAAGACTCTATTATCTTTTCTCAAAACTGTCAAATGAAGAAATGACTATTCTGGCCGTATCCTACACCTGGAAAATCCGGAATAAGTTTCCTCAGGATAGACAAATTAAAGAATTAGGAGAAATTGCCCTTCAGGAACTTGCGTTTAGTGGAACGTCTTCATTAGGCAAATTCACAACAGATAGCAATATATATGATCCTGAAGCAGATACAGCACAAGCACCGCAGAAATCCAAGATAGAGCTAATCAAAAAACTGGAGTCTGAACGTACCTACGAAAAATATGCCTTTGCAGAGTATCTGAAAGAAAAGGAATTTACAGATTTGTTTAGCAAATATGTAGACGAGAAAAAAGAAAAAGATAAAAATGCAGACCGTCGCAGAAGAGATCTGGCTTCTTACCGGAAATATCTGAAAAAGAGAGGAGCCTCTCTGGGTATTGACAAGGTGGTTATTGTAAATACAGAGTACTATCAGATTGACGATCGTAAAAAGAAACAAAAGCTTCGTCTGTTGGAGTCTGAACAAAAGAACCAGGATTTTAATGATCGGATAAAAAACATCACGACACAGCTGGGACTACAGACACAATGGATTGAACCCAGAACACTGAATTCGTCGGATGCAGATAAGTTTAACGATTATGCTCTTATCAAAGACTGGATCAGCAAAATGTCTATCCATGATAACATTGATGTACCACTCCTCACAAAGGAACAGAAAGAAACATTCATTGCCAAATATGGCACTCCTTATGTATGCTGGACTGGTGTATTTAGTTTAAGAGACAGTCCACCCTGGCCAAAAATGTTCTGGGCATTGGGAGCACCTTATTTGTTGCCTGGCATAGCCTGGGAAGCCTTCGCTCCTCATCCGGAAGTCTTATATTTTGCGACAGTCTTTAATGTTGAAGATGAAAAGGTCTATTTGGCCGAGTACCGGATTTTAAGCAGCAAAGATGCCGGGTATGTGCTCAATGCTAACATTTACAATACATTCAATCAGGTAAAACACAAAAGAAAGAAGTAA
- a CDS encoding SDR family NAD(P)-dependent oxidoreductase, which yields METTKIALITGGSRGLGKNTALHLAQKGTDVILTYRTQKEEADNVVKEIQNLGQKAVALPLDVADNKSFNTFTQTVSDQLKTIWNRDTFDFLINNAGIESYSLVADTKEEEFDSLLQVHFKGVYFLTQKSLPLLAHNGRIVNFSTGLARFSTPGYAAYASMKGAIETFTKYLAKEVGSRGITVNAVAPGPIETDFTKGAFEANPQLRDILSSQTALGRIGQPDDIGGVVAFLCSEEARWITAQRIEVSGGLFL from the coding sequence ATGGAAACTACTAAAATTGCACTGATTACAGGAGGAAGCCGGGGTCTCGGCAAAAACACTGCATTACACCTGGCCCAAAAAGGAACAGATGTAATCCTGACCTATCGTACCCAGAAAGAGGAAGCAGATAATGTCGTTAAGGAAATACAAAACCTTGGGCAAAAAGCAGTCGCCCTTCCACTGGATGTAGCTGACAATAAGTCTTTTAATACATTCACTCAGACAGTGTCTGACCAACTCAAAACTATCTGGAATAGAGACACGTTTGATTTTCTAATCAACAATGCAGGCATTGAGTCTTACTCACTGGTAGCAGATACAAAAGAAGAAGAATTTGACAGTCTGTTACAGGTACATTTCAAAGGAGTCTACTTTCTGACACAAAAGTCTCTCCCACTGCTTGCCCATAATGGCCGCATTGTCAACTTCTCCACAGGTCTGGCCCGATTCTCTACACCCGGATATGCAGCCTATGCCTCGATGAAAGGAGCTATTGAAACGTTTACCAAATATCTGGCAAAAGAAGTAGGTTCACGGGGAATTACTGTCAATGCTGTGGCGCCAGGTCCTATCGAAACAGATTTCACCAAAGGCGCTTTCGAAGCCAATCCTCAACTGAGAGACATTTTATCCTCTCAAACAGCTCTTGGCAGAATAGGACAACCTGATGATATAGGTGGAGTAGTTGCCTTCCTGTGTAGTGAAGAAGCCCGCTGGATTACAGCTCAGCGTATTGAGGTATCCGGAGGGTTGTTTTTGTAA
- the proB gene encoding glutamate 5-kinase, whose product MSESAYKKIVVKVGSNVIAGANGLPDEAVMGHLISQIAHAKSQGVEVILVSSGAVASGRSLMPVSDKTDPIARRQLLASIGQVKLLNIYTQLLQPHNLICAQILVTKEDFRDRMHYLNMKRCFGTLLQNNIIPIINENDVISVTELMFTDNDELAGLVASMLGADALIILTNVDGIYDRSPKEPGASLIPVIDSTRTDFSRFVSAEKSNFGRGGMITKCSIAHKLAMVGIKVHIANGKTPDILTSILRKEPVGTVFATQENKSKLKRWVANSEGYAKGLVYINAGAKTSLLQPDKAVSLLPIGITRLEGDFKKGDIIKIVTENDELVGLGMAQYGAEVAKTYLGEKNKKPLVHYDYLFLV is encoded by the coding sequence ATGTCAGAGTCTGCTTATAAAAAAATCGTGGTAAAGGTTGGGTCTAATGTCATTGCAGGTGCTAATGGTCTTCCGGATGAAGCTGTTATGGGACATTTGATTAGTCAGATCGCACACGCTAAAAGTCAAGGTGTTGAAGTAATATTGGTTTCTTCAGGAGCAGTAGCATCGGGAAGGAGTCTTATGCCTGTTTCAGATAAAACAGATCCCATTGCCCGACGCCAGTTACTGGCCTCTATCGGACAGGTAAAATTGCTGAATATCTATACGCAGTTGCTGCAACCCCACAACCTGATATGTGCACAAATTCTGGTGACCAAGGAAGACTTCAGAGACAGAATGCACTACCTGAATATGAAACGTTGTTTTGGTACATTGCTACAAAACAACATCATCCCTATCATCAACGAAAATGATGTAATTTCTGTAACGGAACTCATGTTTACAGACAATGACGAACTGGCGGGTCTGGTAGCTTCGATGTTAGGAGCCGATGCTTTGATTATCCTGACCAATGTAGATGGTATTTATGATCGTTCGCCGAAAGAGCCGGGTGCCTCTCTGATTCCGGTAATTGATTCAACCCGAACAGACTTTTCCCGTTTTGTCTCTGCGGAGAAATCAAACTTTGGCAGGGGAGGGATGATTACCAAGTGTAGTATTGCTCATAAGCTGGCTATGGTTGGTATCAAGGTGCATATTGCCAATGGAAAGACACCGGATATTCTAACATCTATTTTGCGAAAAGAACCTGTAGGAACCGTATTTGCAACACAGGAAAATAAATCCAAACTCAAACGATGGGTAGCTAATTCAGAAGGATATGCCAAAGGGCTTGTCTATATAAATGCAGGGGCAAAGACAAGTTTATTGCAGCCTGATAAAGCCGTGAGTCTTTTGCCAATAGGTATTACCCGACTGGAAGGAGATTTTAAAAAGGGAGATATTATAAAGATTGTTACAGAAAATGATGAACTGGTTGGATTAGGCATGGCACAATATGGAGCTGAGGTAGCAAAGACATATCTTGGTGAGAAAAACAAAAAGCCTCTGGTGCATTATGATTATCTCTTTCTGGTCTGA
- a CDS encoding glutamate-5-semialdehyde dehydrogenase codes for MSTTTQSLQEAFEAVGKASRIIPLLEVTTINQVLLDVANEAEQETGFLLAENQKDLDRMDESDPKFDRLKLTPQRIKAIADDIRNVARLNYPVGKILTSKLLPNGLELTKITVPLGVIGIVYEARPNVTFDVFALCLKSGNACILKGGSDASYSNEAIISIIKRILTRYGIDENIVHLLPPDRSATDALLKAVGYVDVIIPRGSQSLIDFVRANSRVPVIETGAGIVHVYFDENGDLSKAINIVHNSKTRRVSVCNALDCLLIHQSRLPDLVALVTPLGEDGVELFADDQAFDQLQGYYPYGLLHRASPEHFGTEFLSMKMAIRTVRTLEEALDHIATYSSKHSEAIVTEDMPAAEKFTKAVDAAAVYINAATSFTDGAQFGLGAEIGISTQKLHARGPMALEELTSYKWIVRGNGQVRAK; via the coding sequence ATGTCAACCACTACACAATCTCTTCAGGAAGCTTTTGAAGCTGTTGGAAAAGCAAGTCGTATAATTCCTTTGCTGGAGGTAACTACCATTAATCAGGTACTGCTGGATGTTGCCAATGAAGCAGAGCAGGAGACAGGTTTTCTGCTGGCTGAAAATCAGAAAGACCTGGATCGGATGGATGAGAGCGACCCTAAGTTTGACCGGCTAAAGCTTACCCCTCAACGCATTAAAGCTATTGCAGATGATATTCGCAATGTAGCCCGGCTGAATTATCCGGTAGGAAAAATTCTTACTTCAAAACTGCTGCCTAATGGATTGGAGTTAACAAAAATAACGGTTCCTTTAGGAGTTATCGGTATTGTATATGAGGCAAGACCTAATGTGACGTTTGACGTGTTTGCGTTATGTCTTAAGTCGGGTAATGCCTGTATTCTGAAAGGTGGAAGTGATGCCTCTTATTCAAATGAAGCTATTATCTCCATTATTAAACGTATTTTGACTCGTTATGGTATTGACGAGAATATTGTACATCTGTTACCGCCTGATCGGAGTGCTACAGATGCGTTGCTGAAAGCGGTAGGATATGTGGATGTGATCATTCCTCGTGGTAGCCAGTCTCTGATTGACTTTGTACGTGCCAATTCCCGGGTTCCTGTAATTGAGACAGGAGCAGGGATTGTGCATGTGTACTTTGATGAAAACGGAGACCTGTCTAAGGCAATTAATATAGTACATAACTCCAAAACCCGTAGAGTAAGTGTATGTAATGCTCTGGATTGTTTGCTGATTCATCAAAGCCGTTTGCCAGATTTGGTAGCATTGGTAACTCCACTGGGTGAAGATGGAGTAGAGCTGTTTGCCGATGATCAGGCATTTGATCAGTTACAGGGATATTATCCTTATGGGTTACTACACAGAGCCTCTCCGGAACATTTCGGAACAGAGTTTCTATCCATGAAAATGGCGATTCGAACAGTGCGTACACTGGAAGAAGCACTGGATCATATTGCTACCTATAGTTCTAAACACAGTGAAGCTATTGTCACAGAAGATATGCCCGCTGCGGAGAAATTTACTAAGGCAGTAGATGCAGCAGCTGTTTATATAAATGCTGCCACTTCTTTTACGGATGGCGCTCAGTTTGGTTTAGGTGCTGAAATTGGCATCAGTACTCAGAAGCTGCATGCCCGAGGCCCTATGGCTCTGGAAGAGCTAACTAGTTACAAATGGATTGTCAGAGGGAATGGACAGGTACGGGCTAAGTAA